The Diospyros lotus cultivar Yz01 chromosome 11, ASM1463336v1, whole genome shotgun sequence region TCCACAAAACaaacgtctctctctctctctctctctctctctctcgcaacaGCCCCTCAAGTATTATTTCCTCACATTTACTTCACATAAAAGAAACAACCATTTCACTTCATACATTGTcatgtcttctctctctctctctctctctccccctctctgaTCAATCTCAAGTCTCTGCAACTACTCTCCTCTATTGTTCATCAAAGCCCATCTGAGAAGAACCCAGATCATCACAAGACTCCAGCCTGCAGCAAGCCCCTTTGATCCTTGATAAATCCACCCTCACTAGTTGATCATATATATCGTTCTTCAATTGCCACTCCTTCAAGACCCTACCTGCTAGtagaatatatattatctatagcAATAAAAGAaacgaggaggaggaggaggaggagaagaagaagaagaagttttagAGGGGTCGTTTGGTTTGGAGAAGATGGAGCTGTTTCCAGCACAACCAGACCTCTCTCTCCAAATCAGCCCTCCAAACAGCAAACCCCCATCAAGTTGGGGCAGCACTactagagaagaagagaaggattTGGGTTTCTGGAAGAGAGCTTTCGACTCTAGAACCTGGTTCTCTTCAATGGCGCAAAAACCCGACACGGGTTTCGACCTCTCGCTTTCCGATCGGAGGGCATCGGAAGCCAGCTCCGGCCATTTCCAATACCAGCTCCGCCACCAGCCACCGCAGCACCGCCTGTTACAGCCGCAGGGGCTGAGCCCGGAGCTCGGCTTATTGAGACCCATAAGAGGAATTCCAGTGTACCAAGCTCAAAACCCTCCCCCTTTTCCCTTTGCTCAACAGTCTCTGGATAATTCTATATCCTCCTGTACACTCGCTCTCATAGGTACGTGCAACAGCTCACAAACGCAAGCACAGTCTCAAGGGACGGCGAGATCGAGGTTCTTGTCAAGGTTTCCAGCCAAGCGCAGCATGAGAGCACCCCGGATGCGGTGGACTACCACTCTCCATGCCCGGTTTGTTCACGCTGTTGAGCTCCTGGGCGGCCATGAAAGTAGGAATCTTAAATTTCCTTTCTTTGAGGCATTTTTTTCCCATCTTTTTGGCTTCTTCATCACAAGAAATTGCTTACTAATCGGATTCTCCATTGTCATTTTGCGGCTTAAGGAGCTACGCCTAAATTAGTCCTCGAGCTCATGGATGTTAAAGATCTCACCTTGGCGCATGTCAAATCTCATTTACAGGTACAGTAGCCTTCTCTGTTGAATAATTTACACCtatcaaataagaaaataagctTTTGTCTGAAGCTTGCAATTCTAGCGGAGCAAATAACAACTTAAATGGGTTTTTGTAAAGTCTTGTTAAACTGAAATTCCCACAATAATTTCTGGTTTCCTAGTAATCTCAAATGGGTTTCTTAGTCTTGATTTTTCCGGTCCGTACGTACAAATCAAAGAAAGTTTTGATGCAGTCTACTTCATCTTCATTGGTGATGAAGTTCAAAATGGTGAAGTTGCATTTTTACGGTACAGCCCTTATTGCAGgaaataataaattcacaatttcAAATTCCAATCTTTCCCTGCAGGGCGGTCTCTCAAATCCTTAGCACTCCTTTTCCTAATAGATCTGACGGTTCTGCAAACTATTCTGAAGCTTTTTGCTTGGAAGAATGAACCATCATGTAAAGGAAAAGATCAaccgcagagagagagagagagagagagagagagaatggtttattatcaaaatcaaaaaaccAAGTAAGACAAAGTCCATGGAATTCAAAACAGTAATGatgttttaataataaaaatgtctgctcttcttcttcagaGGATGAGTGGGAAATGACTAGTACAGAACAACATCATTTCTCAATGATATCCATATCTCCTGAGTTTGTTAACCTCACATCCCTAACCATGGTTAGTTCCACAGAAACCGTAGGTATGcttaaacacacacacatgtatataagCCCAAATACAAAAGGTTattccatatttatttgtgtgcTTTTGTAGTGTATCAGACTATTTCTgtaatattcttcttctttttgtttatcttcTTTTGTCATACTTCCCTTTGCTAACCTGGGATTTATATTTCAATACACTATATTGCAGATGTATCGCACAGTGAAGACAACCGATAGAGCAGCATTTTCTTCAGGTTAATCCCAAttctttttttgatttatatgAGATATCAATATATAATTGTCTGACCTTTGTTTATGTATGCATAATATACAGGACAATCAGAAGTATATGAAAATGGTTCTTCTGGAGATACTTCTGACGATGTAGTGTTCGACACTCAGAACCCTCGAAGGTCTGAACTATCAATTCAGCAGGGAAGGCTAAATTTTCATAAAGATAAGGATTATTGTGGCCTTTGGAGCAACTCTTCAAGGTGAAACATTTATTCTTGGCTGATGAATTAATTAAAGctgtatttatatattcttcATTAGGAAGGTTTGATTATAACAATATGTTTTGGAAGCTGAGAACTTGCCATTAATTGTAAGCTCACAAGGCATAATTGCAGTTTCCTTCTTTGTTTGCATTTGCCTTTGTTTTCCTTCCCTTTAATTCTTTTCGTCAGAAAATTGAAATCGTGCACTTTTGCCTTTGTCATTATTGAGACCATGTGATCAATAAGAGGTAAGCCtacaacaaatttaaattagaaactttagCAAGTTTTATCTCCTTTGAAGATTCCTAGTAAGTTTAGTCTTACAGCCATTGCTGTAACTAATTGGAGGTAATGGAAGAAAACATATAGATAGAAAAAGAAGTCACAATTTTCATCTACCCTTCTCGCtttacattatatttatatactttgAAAGCAAGGAACTTGGAATGTTGAATTCATCTCAGAAAGAATCATCACTTCAATAAAGTGTTACTTCTCATAGGTCACCGTTCTTTATATATCTTgaattcatatataaaattctctctttctctgtaatCATTATGCATGCATGGGGTACTAACAGTCTCTTTAAATGGAAAGAAAAGCATCCTCCATTCATCATCACCTGGGAATCCCATTTGAGGTTTTTTAAATCCACCCAGAAAATAAATGAAGACATCTCTTTCCTTTGGATTTTGTGGGCTCAGATAAGACTGATAAAAATGGTCCCCCAGTTAGGAAACTTAGTGTCAAAGCTAAGCCCTAAGAAGGACCCTTTCGGAGAAATCTTGGTGCCAAATCCCTTTATGCCCTTTGAAACAAGCATCCTCCATCCAGTTTGCTTTGGTATGGGTAATGGCCTCTCACATGGGCAAGAATAAACAATGGAGTAAAGATAGGTTTCTTTTCCTCAGTTTTGCTTTCCTCATTCTTCATGACTTCCTCTAAGAGCAGATTCTCCTCACCGTtgatacctatatatataaacaaaactTTATACAAAgacttttcataaaattatgaCGTAGCTATATGTCTTTGTTTTCATTTACTGGGAGCCAAAAATACTCATACGAGCATCATTACCacatcattttttgaattaatctGATATAATTAAGAGTTGATTAACTAACATGTGATATCATATCGTTACTTGACATTTTAACGATTTTTCCTATCTTTGACAATATTGAACTTTGGTTTGAAGCAGGGAAGCTTGGTTGCTTGGAAAAGGAAGGGAAGGTGGAGAGCACATAAAATCTCTTGAGGTACTAATACTCAACACTGACTGCAATATTCACCCAAAACTGCCATCTCTTTAGGAATTCTATTCATGATATTTCACTTGCTATGATTGTGCAATGTGTCCTGTAAAGTGGAAAGTTAGAAAATAAGCTTTTGAAAAAGCTGGCTGAGCCATTTTCAAATTCAAGGGCTCAGCTTATCATATAAAACATAAAAGCTAATGCTTCTCAAAGAAGGAATTGTTCAGTTCTGAATTATCCCAGTCAATGGATGTAAGAATGCTCTATCATCCATCACTTAAACACATTTAATACGTCGTGATCCAACCACTCCCCAAATCAGCATCATTTGTTATCCATTTTAACGTGCATGCGTGTGAGAGaaatcaaaatgtaaaaattacttttatatatgtgtgtgtgtgtgtgtgtgcgcgcatTTTAATACATGAAAAGTTATATTTTTACAGAATTTTTGTGCATAGACACTTCcataagaaaatatgaaaatgacatCTATGAATGTGAATTCCTATGATAATTTTGTTActtctcataattaattttctccttaGATAATTGTGTCAGAAGTCTTGCCATCAAATCTAACTTGGTTAAAATAAGATGGAAttgatgatgatcatgatgCACTTGTTAGAGCATTACATAAGAATTTTTAGTatcattttatatgttatcCTTCTAAAAACTCTAGTTCAGAAcatgcctttttttttctttgtccgATTCCAAAGATGATGTATTATACATACATTTTGTTTGGTTTGTGACATAAAATGATGTCAGGAAAGAGTATTAATACGTTGCACATTAGACACACTGCTGCGAACCTTTATAGGTTAGGTGTACCCTAGAAGTACTATGATAACTATCCTcgttttttttatacaaatgataaaTATTCTCTTGTTTTTTCCATAGACAAAATGTCCTTTGATTCTCGGACCAAAGCTCGAAATTCTTTTATGTCATTGTTGCtataatgtatttatttatgtatgtgtcattgttttttcttttcccagAAGGAGATGGATCCAAACTGCTTAAGCTATGAGAGAATATCAGATGGATGCTCTTCAAACTTTTCAGAATCAAGCCCCGAGAAGCCCAATTTGGAGTTCACCTTGGGTACACCACAGTGACACACATACATATGTGTGtctgtgtttgtgtgtgtgtgtgtgtgtatttgtgtgtgcgcgcgcgcgcatgtGTGTATCTATACTGGTGGGTATTATTACTCATTTTGAAATCATTAAAAATCTCTGgagggggaggggaggggggtgTTGCTGGTCATGAAGAGAATCAGTCACCCACTTGGAAATCAGAGttcaaagaaaggaaaggaaaagaaaaggaaagaaggaaaaggaaaagagagctAAAGAaagacaaggaaacaagaaagacAGAAAGCAACAAAAGGAAAAGGGTGAAAAAGCATGTCCTTCCTATCAAGCTGTGAGATCCATCTCAGtttgttataatattaattaattgttcctgctaaatatatatgaaatctAATTGATTTTGTATCTTCTtcaatcagagagagagagagagagatgctaattaattaaagtatgaTGAGGTGATGAGCCTTCTGTTGTAATGCATGGAGCActttaaatcaataaataaattaattaaagaaacaaaatattaacTATTACCAAAACAGTTGGAGTTTCTGTGCTCATTCCTAGGCACTGTCACATGCATGCCTTGCACTTTCTAGCAAAGGAACGAAAGATAAGGTAACAGGAGGAAGTAGAAAAGGACTGAGAAATTAATGAATACGTGAGAGAGGTAAAGACTAGAAAGGGAAATTacaaaaaggaaaagacaagatcaaaagaaaaagtataCATCAATTCCAACCCTTTACTATCAATTAACTAATTAGAAactttgattttataaaaagttcatgattttattttttgtgcaaataattttccACAATAAGGACAAACAAAATGGATCTTTCATTCTAGTACATCTAAATCTAAGTTAAATTACTGTCTGCTGTGTTGTACCATATATATTTGACTCGCAGTGCAGTTCAGCTTGACATTTTGAAGATCAAACCAAAGAAAAATGTGGATTTGATGCTGATagtggttatgggttaaacgtaGTCGATGACAAATCATAACCAACTCTTTTACAGcaaaaaacttgaaaattgtTGTTTGTAAGTTAATCACCAGACACCCTATTTCCAACAATAGATAGCCGATGCATCATGTGATTGGTGCAGGCAGAGAGGGATAAAGCCACATGCAGAAGACAAGCAAACAGCTTCCAATATAGTCACCAGCAAGTATAAAACAAAGCAACATCACATAAAGCCAACGTAGAAAATACTGGTTTCTTTTCTGAATATTTGCGCAAGTAAAACAAATGGTCCAGAAAGCTTGAAACTGTAATGATGCCACACTTTTTTTATCAACCATTATTCCGTATTATAGCGACATCTCATCCATGGAGGAGACCTTACCTAAATTTACTATTTGACAAGAAATGCAGAGAGTCCTTTGCTGGATTTagcatacaaaatatatatatgtatatatacatatatatatagctgctTGAACAAAAAATGAGGGACCTCTTAATGGATTCTTGTGCTTCTGATTTCATCACTTTCATTTGGATTGCATGGTAAAGCCACAGCCTTAGAGGCAAGAAGTTGCTTGTAAGGTTCCTTTTGAGGAGgaaaagtgaaaaagaaaagtgtTGAGAATAGAATTTCGaggggaaaaaaagaataatttttttccctttacttCTCTTTGTAGCATCCGCTAGGGTTTCTGAAAGATGGGTATATATAGAAAGTCCAGcagaaaaagagaagaggaTGCTGCGATTAAATGGAGAAAAACAGAAtaatctttctttctactttttCTCTAGAGACGAAGTTTCGTCAGGATTTCTGTTGGagtagaaaaagaaattgatgtATTGAACTAAATATTTTATGGATATAAAGTGATACCAAAAGAAAGTTCTTTTCTTATGATAAATGGAATGATACAATAATTAGGGTTTGGAGTGTTTGGATATGTTATAGGAGACTGAACATAGTGACTATTGGTAGTAGGTGTCACGAGGTTGGCGGAATTTTTCGTGTAATGCCTTGTTTGTCTATGCAAGACTAGTCTTTATTTTTGGGTGATGAATATATAACTTTTTAAAACACGGCATCTAAAAAGAAATGCACAAGCATATACACAATTGTATATCAGTAAACTCACAGGAACATGGAGAACACCCATGGCATATGGCTGGCCCCATGGCAAACTTTCCCACCCCAATTTCGCATCGCCCTTCTTGTGGGGTGACCTCTGCTTACTCCATTCCTGTAAAGCGCTTGGCATTTTAGTGTTTTTCATTATGTTGCTTCCTACACAACCACCCAATGTAACCTTGTGTAAGTATTTATTAACATCTCGACCCCAAGATCCCTCAGTAAGTGTCTTCACACTGCCACTGAGTACGTAGGACTTGTGGGTTATGGGCCCACCATGCTTCTACTAGAGACCCTGAGTCTAGAAAGGGAAGCAACTTGGGAATGAGACAACTTGGGAATGAGATCCTACTTTGTGGCAACTACAGAATGTGATACAACAGTACATTGACTCAATTCTAACGAGGACGACTTCAAATTCTTTTGGTGCGGGAAGTTTGTAACAACCCTGACATGCTTAAAGGTGTGCACCTTATGCCTATGGAGCATTGTGGCATGAGGTAGCGTAAATGGTGCAAATGTTGGCTaaaactcacataaagtgtttGGGAGGTGCTCTAAAATCAAAGTGTAGCGTGGGGTTGACATGGGATAGGCATCTAGGTAAGGGCAGATGCAGGGGCAGAACTAGAATTTTGGTTCAGTGAGAAcgaacttaaaaataaaaaatataatttaaaaaataaaataataataataatattttttttttataattgctCCTTATAGCTTTTCGTACCATAAATTGtaattgttcaaaaaaattatattgattatttgaatctttaaaCTCATCATGACCACGAAAGGCTAGTTCTTACCCTAGAAGAaatcaaacacaatcacttgATGTATTTAAACGAATTCAATAATCACACAATGTTTGTTATAATTGTCTAAAGATaattatctcaatattttactcttgattcattaaagTTTCACAGTTGTTTCAAGTTTAATTGTATGCACTATTAACATCTCTAACATGAACTTAAagtctttcttttttaaaaaaaaaaattattgaaccattctttcatgaaagaatCGTCATCTCCTTgtttctcattatttgttttaaaaagataacaatatAAGCAAAATGCGACATCTTTGCTTATACTATATTCCAATCAATCACCAAATTTATTGAACAAAACTGAAATGAATCATCTTGATTTTGAAGCTGGCACAGACCTTTTTGCAAGTAGgtttttctaatttgattttaaaaattaacattgtaATCCATTATTGTAGTTCTTAACCCAGTATCTATAGAAATTTGTGCAACattaatttgttcaattcttgctttgttaatttatttattttttttagtataaatttcCTCTATACTTGATTTCTTtgcttcacaattttttttaatacttaattttatttacatcatcattgtaaaaaaaataaaattatgagcaaattataaaaaatgttgtAATAGTTACTACTAGACCATTATATACTTActttttttaatacttattttttttatttctagtaataaaatataatataatatttttattttaataataaattattatttaaaataattttttttttttaaatcttggCCCAATGGGGGCAATTGCTGAAGCAACAATAGATAAGGCCAGGGTAAAACCTAGACCATACAAAACTCAAGAGGAACCTAACAGCAATCACCCTTAGGACCAAAATAaatgaaaccaaaataaaatatatgtatatatatacaatggtCAGAAGATAAATGTCAGATACATTCAAATTATAAAGAGCAACCCTCTAGAGCATGAGCACAAAGGCATATGCATTAAACTTGAAACCACACAATCCAAACAACCATCCTCCAACGACACTCGCCAAACAACAACTCTTCATGGCAAAATGACTAAGTCCTCGGAAGTCTCCAAACATGATGAAAGGCATAAGTATGCAAAGTCAACCTAAAATGAATAGTCACCATACGGATCTAATTAAATAACACATTGAATTTGATGTACCAACTGAGGAGTAGATCTTTCCTGATCACGAAAACATCTATTATTGTGCTCCCTccatataattaaaatacaccATAGCTTGCAACACTAGCCTATTAGCCATCTGCCAAGGCATGTCCAGTGACATTAAATCAAGATTTAATGCATTTAATAGTAAACTTGAAGGACAAGTGTCAAAGGGCTAATATGCTAATTTCATGAAGTTAAATATGCATTAAATTCCAAATAAGTAGTCACATATGCAATACATACTAACTTGCAGTGTCTAGTAAAATCTAAGCGAAATTAAAGGgcataaatataagtttttcaaatttgttcaGGTAAAAGTATAATAAAACGAAGGTTTTGGGTTAAAAGCATCAGCTAATAAAgttcaaaactttccaaaaatttAACACCAACCCTTTCTTCTTTGGAAGCTACCTCATTGCCAACCACATTCTAGCCATGCGCCAACCCCTCCCCCACCACACTAAACCACATATTCGTTGCCCATAAGACGTCGCGGGTCATCGTTGTCCTTTAACcacaaaaaaaaactacaaaaatgTTGGAATTGTGGCCACTTGGTCTTCTTTGGCAAGATATGGGTCATTAAATCGGTTTTTTTtaagggtgttcaaaaaaattggctCACCATGAAAATCGTCCGAACTGCACCACACTGTGCAATTTTTTGGATGAGCAATTTGGTACGGTTTGAGAAAATCGTAAACCAAGCGATTTGTGGTTTGGGAATTTTGCGGTTCAGTTCAAAATCAAATCGTTCgagtaatttttaataataaaaaattaaaaaataaatgataaaatattaaaaaaaatgtgcccatgtatatattatttcatttgataTAAATCTCGTCTATTAAATTTCTGAGTTCAATTcttaaaatatcttattttaatGGAAAGTAACAGattcatttgatttttgggATACTCCATAATGTGATTTGGTGCTTTCTGTTGAGTGCATGTCGAACTGCGAAAatcaaattgcaccaaaccacGAAACCAAACCGTAATAACTAAGCATTCAACAAACTATGAAAATTGCACCGAAATGCGGTTCGATACGGTTTCCCCTCACCAAACCAAACCGTGCAGTTtgattttataagaaaataacatATGCGATTTGGCTTattgaaaatgtcaaaaaatcgACCAAACCAAACCGTGCACACCCCCAATTCTTTTGGGGACTAAaaaccttatttttcttttaattttttttctcttttctcttgctGATGTCCCATACACGCAACGATCACATTGGTAGTCACCTTACCGTGGttgatttttttccatttcgGGCTTGATCTCTTTAGATTTCATAGGATTTCTTTatcatttcatatttaaattatttgcgGTTAAATCCAAGAGATTTAAAATCAGATTTGGCAGATTGTTGAATTGCCTAGTGGGTTTGAGGATGATCTTTgatttgtttctaaaatttatgGATTCAATATGTTACTTATCTGTGTTCAAAAATTAGCATCAAATGTATCGATGTGTTCTCTTTCATGTCGTCTAGAATCATT contains the following coding sequences:
- the LOC127813741 gene encoding probable transcription factor KAN2 isoform X3, which gives rise to MELFPAQPDLSLQISPPNSKPPSSWGSTTREEEKDLGFWKRAFDSRTWFSSMAQKPDTGFDLSLSDRRASEASSGHFQYQLRHQPPQHRLLQPQGLSPELGLLRPIRGIPVYQAQNPPPFPFAQQSLDNSISSCTLALIGTCNSSQTQAQSQGTARSRFLSRFPAKRSMRAPRMRWTTTLHARFVHAVELLGGHERATPKLVLELMDVKDLTLAHVKSHLQMYRTVKTTDRAAFSSGQSEVYENGSSGDTSDDVVFDTQNPRRSELSIQQGRLNFHKDKDYCGLWSNSSSREAWLLGKGREGGEHIKSLEEMDPNCLSYERISDGCSSNFSESSPEKPNLEFTLGTPQ
- the LOC127813741 gene encoding probable transcription factor KAN2 isoform X1 yields the protein MELFPAQPDLSLQISPPNSKPPSSWGSTTREEEKDLGFWKRAFDSRTWFSSMAQKPDTGFDLSLSDRRASEASSGHFQYQLRHQPPQHRLLQPQGLSPELGLLRPIRGIPVYQAQNPPPFPFAQQSLDNSISSCTLALIGTCNSSQTQAQSQGTARSRFLSRFPAKRSMRAPRMRWTTTLHARFVHAVELLGGHERATPKLVLELMDVKDLTLAHVKSHLQMYRTVKTTDRAAFSSGQSEVYENGSSGDTSDDVVFDTQNPRRSELSIQQGRLNFHKDKDYCGLWSNSSSREAWLLGKGREGGEHIKSLEKEMDPNCLSYERISDGCSSNFSESSPEKPNLEFTLGTPQ
- the LOC127813741 gene encoding probable transcription factor KAN2 isoform X4, with amino-acid sequence MELFPAQPDLSLQISPPNSKPPSSWGSTTREEEKDLGFWKRAFDSRTWFSSMAQKPDTGFDLSLSDRRASEASSGHFQYQLRHQPPQHRLLQPQGLSPELGLLRPIRGIPVYQAQNPPPFPFAQQSLDNSISSCTLALIGTCNSSQTQAQSQGTARSRFLSRFPAKRSMRAPRMRWTTTLHARFVHAVELLGGHERATPKLVLELMDVKDLTLAHVKSHLQMYRTVKTTDRAAFSSGQSEVYENGSSGDTSDDVVFDTQNPRRSELSIQQGRLNFHKDKDYCGLWSNSSREAWLLGKGREGGEHIKSLEEMDPNCLSYERISDGCSSNFSESSPEKPNLEFTLGTPQ
- the LOC127813741 gene encoding probable transcription factor KAN2 isoform X2, giving the protein MELFPAQPDLSLQISPPNSKPPSSWGSTTREEEKDLGFWKRAFDSRTWFSSMAQKPDTGFDLSLSDRRASEASSGHFQYQLRHQPPQHRLLQPQGLSPELGLLRPIRGIPVYQAQNPPPFPFAQQSLDNSISSCTLALIGTCNSSQTQAQSQGTARSRFLSRFPAKRSMRAPRMRWTTTLHARFVHAVELLGGHERATPKLVLELMDVKDLTLAHVKSHLQMYRTVKTTDRAAFSSGQSEVYENGSSGDTSDDVVFDTQNPRRSELSIQQGRLNFHKDKDYCGLWSNSSREAWLLGKGREGGEHIKSLEKEMDPNCLSYERISDGCSSNFSESSPEKPNLEFTLGTPQ